Part of the Streptomyces sp. f51 genome is shown below.
GGTGCTCGACATGGTCGGGCAGATGGACGAGGAGGGCTTCGGCGGCTGCACCCTCACGGGGGAGTGCGCGACCGCCTGCCCCAAGGGAATCCCGCTCGTCTCCATCACGAGCATGAACAAGGAGTGGCTGCGCGCCACCCGCAAGGCGGGAAGGCGTTAGGCAGAAGTCGTTCGCCGTACGGTGCGGACGGGCGGGACCGGGTGTGGTGCTCTACCCCGGTCCCGTCTCGCTTTTCCGGGGGACCCCTGTCATTCAGCATCCCCACATCCGGCCTCCTGGCACTGGTCACGCACACGCCAACCGGCGTCGGAAGAACAGGAACGCGCAGACCGTTCGGATCCGGCCTGCCTCCCCCGAGCTCCCGGCCCCCTGGAGCAAGGGAACCCCTTTCGGCGAACCGGCCCGTGACCAGGAGAGTGCCATGACCGGCGTTTCCACCCTCGACACCCCCACCGAGCCCGTCACCCCCACCCGCTACACCGTCACCCTGGCCCGCGACGAGGCCGATGTCCGGGCCGCGCAGCGACTGCGCCACGACGTCTTCGCCGGGGAGATGGGCGCCCTCCTGAACACCCCGCAGCCGGGCCTCGACATCGATGCCTTCGACGCGTACTGCGACCACCTGCTGGTCCGTGACACGGAGACCGGCCAGGTCGTCGGCACCTACCGGCTGCTGCCGCCCGACCGTGCCGCGATCGCCGGACGCCTCTACTCGGAGAGCGAGTTCGACCTCGGGCCGCTGGCCGGAATACGCCCCGGACTGGTCGAGGTGGGCCGCTCCTGCGTCCACCCCGACCACCGCGACGGCG
Proteins encoded:
- a CDS encoding GNAT family N-acyltransferase, producing MTGVSTLDTPTEPVTPTRYTVTLARDEADVRAAQRLRHDVFAGEMGALLNTPQPGLDIDAFDAYCDHLLVRDTETGQVVGTYRLLPPDRAAIAGRLYSESEFDLGPLAGIRPGLVEVGRSCVHPDHRDGAVIGLIWAGIARYMLDGGHEWLAGCCSVPLADGGTLAAGTWDRVRDKHLAPEEFRVRPLLPWSPEGVARPARTELPPLLRGYLRLGAWVCGEPAHDTDFGVADLYVLLSMRRVNPRYLRHFLSLVPA